Genomic DNA from uncultured Methanospirillum sp.:
GGCCTTGCAGGTGTCGGTTCAGGCCTTGGTGAGATGGGTATCGGAGCAGCAGCAATGGGAGCAGTCGCAGAGAACAAGGATATGTTCGGTCTGGCCCTCCTGTTTACCGTGCTTCCTGAAACCATCGTCATCTTTGGTCTTGTCGTGGCACTCCTGCTCATGTTCCAGTGAGTGAGGAGTGATCATGGGACTGGATGCAGTCATTGCAGAAATAAAAGAGAAAGGACGGGTAGAGTCTGAGGCAATCAACAGAGAAGCCGATGGTAAGAAGGTCGATCTTCTGAACGTTGCCCAGCAGAAAGCAGAGACGGTCAAAGCTGCAGCACGGGATGAGGCGGGTAAAACCACCATTCATATCATCTCGCAGGAAGAGGCTGCAGGACACCTTGTCGTAAAGCGCCAGATCCTCAATGCTCAGAAGGAGCTGATGGACGAGGTGTACAGACAGGCACTTGACAAGATCGAAGCCATGCCTGATTCTTTCCACAAAGGTGCCATCTCATCACTGCTCCGCAAGGCAAAGACAGAGATTCCGAAAGGAACTGTCAGCTGCTGCGGCCGGGATGAGAAAGCCCTGAAAGATGTTCTGAGCGAGTCAGAATTCAGTGTTTTCACCTTTGGAAAAGTGGTAGGTATCGATGGTGGTGTCATCGTCGAGAGTACCGACGGTCAATTTCAGGTAGACTTCAGTTACCATACCTTCATGAGCCAGGTATGGGAGTCAGGACTTAAAGACGCGTCAGACATTCTCTTCGCATAAACTCAGGGGGATAAAAAATGGTTCAGAACACGGGCGGTCCGGCACCATACATCTACGTCAGCACCAGGCTGCGTGTACGGAAAGCCAAACTGCTCGCCCCTGAGGAATACCAGCGTATGCTCAACATGAGCCTTCCTGAGATCATCCGCCTGATCGGGGAGACCGAGTACCAGAAAGAAGTGGACGAACTGGGAACTTCCTTTGAAGGGATCGATCTCATTGAGGTCGCTCTCTCATGGAACCTGGCCAAGGAGTACCAGCGGGTCATCGACCTTGCTCCCGGTGCTCTCAAGGAGTTCACGATGGCATACCTCCGTCGCTGGGACATCTACAATGTCCTGACCATCCTCCGCGGTAAGATGCAGGGGATGAAGGAAGGTAAGATCAAAGAGGTGCTCATCCCTGCCGGCAGTCTTGACAAGGTTGTTCTCGATCGTGTTCTTGGCGAAGAGTCATGTGAGCGGGTCGCTGACGCCCTGAAAGGGTGGAAGATGTACCCGACCGTTGCTGCAGGAATCCAGGAAGGATGTTCAGCAGGATCCTTTGCCAAACTTGAGAATGATCTCTACAAGCAGTTATATGCTGATCTTCTCACCATCGCACGTCGCGGAGTGAAAGGAGGAAGCCAGTTCCTCAAGTTTGTCCAGCTGGAGATTGATATCAAGAATATCAAGACGCTCTTCAGGATGCGGGGGGACGGGTACGAAGAGGATGCACGTGAGTTCTTCATCCCCGGATCGACCTTCACACCTGAGGAACTTCAGCAGATGAACCAGATGGGGAGCAGAAACGAGGTCATCGATGCCATTGTCGGCAGGATAAAATCGATCGCACTGCTCAATGCCCTTGAAGAGCTGAGAACAGAAAAGTCCGAGCAGGAGGTCGATGCAGAACTGACCAAGACCCAGCTCGACCACATGGAGCAGCTCTCCAAGATCAACCCGTTCTCCATTCACCCGATTCTGGTGTACCTCGAGAAGAAGAAGTATGAAGTCTTCAATCTGCGGGCAATAGCCCGTGGCAAGGAGTCCAAACTTGCGGGCGATACGATCGCGAAGTACCTGGTGATCTGATATGGAGATCGCGGTAATCGGGAATAGTGAGTTCATCCTCGGATTCAGACTTGCTGGGATCACAAAGACCTATGCTGCTGAGTCTGAAGAGAAGGTTGTTGAGCAGGTTAACCGGGTGTTAGACGATAGCAACGTGGGAATCCTGGTTCTCAACAGCGGCGACATGGCAAAGATACCACCAAGACTCCGGACAACTCTGGAAAATTCTGTTCATCCAACGGTCATCACCCTTGGCGAACAGGAAGGAGGGTTGTCAATGCGGGAGAGAATTAAACGATCAGTGGGTGTAGATCTGTGGAAGTAAAACGCAACAAGGGTGTTTTAAAGAGGATTGCAGGACCTGTGGTCACTGCAATCAATCTCGACGCCCACATGTATGATGTGGTAAAGGTCGGGAACGAGCAGCTGATGGGGGAGGTCATCAAGATCAAGGGTGATAACGTTATCATCCAGGTCTACGAGGATACTTCAGGCATCAGACCCGGAGAGCCGGTTGAGAATACAAACCTTCCACTCTCCGTTGAACTCGGACCCGGTCTTCTAACCAGTATTTACGATGGTATCCAGCGTCCTCTCGAATTCCTCTTCGAGAAGATGGGCAGTTTCATCGAGCGTGGTGTGAATGCACCAGGACTTTCCCATGACAAGAAGTGGGAGTTCAAGCCAACTGTAAAAGCTGGCGACGCTGTGAAAGCCGGAACCATCATCGGAACCGTGCAGGAGACCAACATCGTTCACAAGATCATGGTTCCCCCACGCTCCGAGGGTGGAAAGATCAAGGAGATCAAGAGCGGCTCGTTCACTATCGACGAAGTCGTCTGTGTCCTTGAGAACGGTGAAGAGATCACGATGCTCCAGAAGTGGCCGGTTCGTGTTCCACGTCCGGTTACTGAGAAACTGAATCCAGACATTCCGCTGATCACCGGTCTGCGTATTCTCGATGGTCTCTTCCCGGTTGCAAAGGGAGGAACTGCAGCAATTCCAGGTCCGTTCGGATCGGGAAAGACCGTTACCCAGCAGTCACTTGCCAAGTGGTCCGACGCTGAGATCGTGGTTTATATCGGTTGCGGAGAGCGTGGTAACGAGATGACTGAGGTTCTTACCGAGTTCCCGGAGCTCGAAGACCCGAAGACCGGCAGACCACTCATGGAGAGGACTGTCCTTATCGCAAACACCTCAAACATGCCAGTGGCTGCCCGTGAAGCATCTGTGTACACCGGTATTACCATCGCGGAATACTTCCGTGACATGGGATACGACGTCTCCCTGATGGCAGACTCAACCTCACGGTGGGCAGAAGCAATGCGTGAAATTTCTTCGCGTCTTGAAGAGATGCCTGGTGAGGAAGGATATCCTGCATACCTTGCAGCACGTCTTTCAGAGTTCTACGAGCGTGCAGGCCGTGTCAACACCCTGAACAAGGATATGGGATCTATCACCGTTATCGGTGCTGTATCCCCGCCTGGTGGAGACTTTTCAGAGCCGGTTACCCAGAACACCCTGCGTATCGTCAAGTGTTTCTGGGCACTGGATGCCAAGCTCTCCCAGCGTCGTCACTTCCCTGCCATCAACTGGCTGCAGTCATACTCCCTCTACCTTGACACCCTCGGCCCGTACTACGACGAGAAGGTCTCACCAGAGTGGAACCCGCTCCGTACCTGGGCAATGGAAGTTCTCCAGAAGGAAGCAGAACTGCAGGAGATTGTGCAGCTCGTCGGTTCAGATGCACTGCCTGATGAGCAGCAGGTCACCATCGAAGTTGCACGTATGCTTCGTGAGATCTTCCTCCAGCAGAATGCGTACGACCCGGTGGATACCTACTGTGACATGACCAAGCAGTTCGATATGCTCAAGGCAATCCGCTTCTACTCAGACCAGGCAAACACTGCTCTGAAGGCAGGCGTTGTGATCACCCAGATCACCGGACTGAAGTCAAAGTCAGATCTTCCACAGATCAAGTACATCAAGGAATACAAACCTGAGATTGAGAAGATCCTCAAGGGTATGGAAACTGAATTTACCAAACTCAGGGAGGCAGCCTGATGAAGGAATACCGAACGATCTCCCAGATTGCCGGTCCACTGGTCTTTGTCGAGAAGACAGAGCCTATCGGATACCAGGAACTGGTCAATATCGTTCTCTCTGATGGAACCGAGAAGCGTGGTCAGGTTCTTGATACCTCTGACGATATCGTCGTTGTGCAGGTCTTCGAGTCCACGACCGGTATCGGAAAGGACAGTGGTGTCAGGTTCACCGGCGAGACTATCAAGATGCCGGTGGGCAAGGATATGCTCGGCCGTATCCTCTCCGGTGCAGGTAAACCAAAGGACGGCGGTCCTGAGATTGTCCCTGAGAAGCGGCTTGAGATCACTGGTGCTGCAATCAACCCATGGGCACGTGCATCACCACGTCAGTTCATCCAGACCGGAATTTCAACCATCGATCTGACAAACACCCTTGTCCGTGGTCAGAAACTTCCGATCTTCTCGGGAGCAGGTCTGCCACACAACGAGATTGCACTGCAGATTGCACGTCAGGCAAAGGTTCCGGGATCTGATGAGGAGTTCGCAGTCGTGTTCGCTGCAATGGGTATCACCAAGGAAGAAGAGAACCAGTTCATGGCTGAGTTCGAGCGGACCGGTGCTCTTGAGCACGCCGTAGTTTTCCTGAACCTTGCAGATGATCCTGCTGTCGAGCGTATCATCACACCACGTCTCGCACTGACCACCGCAGAGTATCTGGCATTCGAGCTCGGATACCATGTGCTGGTTATCCTGACCGATATGACCAACTACTGTGAAGCACTGCGTCAGATCGGTGCAGCACGTGAAGAGGTTCCAGGTCGTCGTGGATATCCGGGATACATGTACACCGATCTTGCATCTCTGTACGAGCGTGCCGGTATCATCAAGGGCAAGAAGGGTTCAGTGACCCAGCTCTCGATCCTGACGATGCCTGGTGACGATATCACCCACCCGATCCCTGATCTCTCCGGGTACATTACCGAAGGGCAGATCGTGGTCAACCGTGATCTCCACCGCAAGGGTATCTACCCACCGATCAACGTGCTTCCGTCCCTTTCCCGTCTGATGAACCTCGGTATCGGAAAAGGATTCACCCGTGAAGACCACAAGAAGGTTTCAGACCAGCTGTATGCAGGATATGCAGAAGGTATGGATCTTCGTGGCCTTGTGGCAATCGTCGGAAAGGACGCACTCTCTGAGAGAGACCGTGGATTCCTTGACTTCGCAGACGACTTCGAGAAGCGGTTCGTCAGACAGGGCAAGGATGAAGACCGGACGATCGAGGATTCACTCGACCTTGGCTGGGATCTCCTCAAGGATATGGCAGAAGAACAGCTCGGCCGTATCGACCGTGAGACGATCCAGAAGTATCACCCGAAGTACCGCAAAAAGGCGGAGTGAGCCTCCATGGCAGACATCAAGCCGACCAGATCTGAGTTCATTGACACCAAACGGAAGATCAAACTCTCCCAGAATGGGTACAAGATCCTCAAGATGAAGCGTGATGGGCTGATCATGGAGTTCTTCAAGATTCTGGAACAGGCACGGGATACCCGTGGTGCATTGATGATCAACTATCAGCGTGCCCAGCAGATGATGGCTGTCGCAAACACGATTGAGGGTTCAATCGGTGTGAAGGCAGCTGCATTCTCTGTCAGGGAAACCCCTGACATCACGCTGAAGAGCAAGAACATCATGGGTGTTGTGGTTCCTGAGATCGAGTCCAGCAAGGTCCGCAAGGGCATTGCAGAGCGTGGATATGGTGTAATCGGAACCACCCCGGTCATCGATGATACCGCAAAAGCCTTTGAGGAACTCGTTGAGGCGATCATCAAGAGCGCTGAGGTCGAGACGACGATGAAGAGGCTCCTTGATGAGATTGAGAGTACCAAACGCAGGGTTAATGCTCTGGAGTTTAAGGTTATTCCTCAACTCATCTCTACAAGGGATTTCATCAAGATGCGTCTTGACGAGATGGAGAGGGAAGAACTCTTCAGGCTCAAAAAGATCAAAGCCAGAACCCAGGCTTAAGTAAGCATTGATAATACCCATTTTTTTATGGGCAAGGTATGATGGTAAGTTCTATTATACCGTTTTTTTTAGGAACGTGAAAGTTTCCATATAGATTTCATGATTAGTGTCAGAGTATCCTGATTTTGGACAGTGATACTGAACCATCGCACTCTGAATTGAATAAAGATCATTATTCATCAAATAAAAGAATCACTCATCAATTGGAGAGATTATTCTCAGATATCCTAGATGAGTATCTATAACTCCCAAATATCTCTCACAAAAGATGAATTCAATTTTCCTGGGTCACACCGAGTTTTCGGTCATCTGGCGTATTTCTATTTGAGGCCACGCTCTCTTCAAGTGCCTCCCTGATTACCTCTCCATACGCAGGCAGTTTATTAGGATCAATAAACATCCGAAATGGAGCCCTGATACTCCACGGTTGCTCAGCTCCTTTCCGCATCCCCACATAATGATTATTCAAAAATAACCTGATCTCCGTCTTCCCATCTTTAATCAGGACAACCTGCCTGATATCCAGAAATGGAGCAAACAGTCTTCCGAGGATAGCTCCCCGGACAAGAAGTTCATACAGAGGCTTTCCAACTTTAATTGATTCCCGAATTCTTCGGTGGATAGATACCAGGTATCTGAAGTAAACTCTCCCCCGGATTCCTCCTCTGACTGATGACGTTACATCAAACCTCCGCTTCCTGATAACCTTTCCGATAATTGATTGACGAGCAATCGAATACGAATCAGGACTTCGGTTATTATCACCAGCAGTCTGAACCTGGTCTCTCTGGATTGCAATCACCCGATGGATAATATACCTATGTCCCCCAGGTTCAGGATAGACGATCACATCCCCACGCTGTATATGAGTAAAACGGTCAAATATTACCCAATCACCATCGATGAAGGTTGGGTACATACTCATCCCCAGATATACGATCTCATCTCCGTTGATCTCTGGCAGACCATTCTGATAATATCCGACATTGAACTGGGTGATTTGGGGTGGATTGTATTTCATCGTTTCTCACTTTATGCATGAAGACCGGATGAGGAGGGGATGAGAATTTCCCAGATGGAATCCGGCAGAATAATGGAAGCAGAAATCAGTACACTACGCTCTCTTCCCGATTTTAATGTGTTTTGATTACTAATAAATTAATTATTATTGGTCTCGGTAATGGGTTACTGTTGTTATAAGAAGATCTCCTGCTCAATCACATCCCAGAATCTGCCGATCAGCGTAGCACTGAGGAGATAGACGGGATCTCCCTGACCAGAGAACATGCATTCCCAAAACTGATGGTTCTCATCTCGTCTGATGTTCCTTATCCATGAAGCAAAACTGGTTCCAGGTCGCCTGACTGAACAAATTGGTCATACAGATTGCTGCCTGCGATTGAGGAAATGATTCTATGGTATCCTCATCAGCCTGTTTGAGAATGCAGATCGTTTTCAGTGGATACGCGAGGGGCGGATTCCAAAAAAGTCCTTCTGCTCCGACTGCGATTTTACTTGCGGTTGGCAGCACCGATACAAGATATCCTCCGGAGCCATCAGGAATGGCAAGCCAATTCTCATCACCGAGAGCTGACCAGGGTGGAGGAACCCGCCTGACTGATGTTTATTTTCCTCTTCCGCTTGAAGCAACTAACAGAACTGCCTACCCATCGCGGACCAGGGTTGCAGCATGAAGAAGAAGGCAAATCTCACAAAGAAGAATGATATTACTAAAAGCATCAGCAATTTTACCCCAAATGAGAGGTGTGTAGTATTATCTATAGGTATATCAGGAATTCCGATCTCAATCACTTTTATTACTGATTAAAAGCTGTTTTCCCGGACACACTGGCCGATACAGACATTATTCCCAAGGCACCGGAAAAAGATCTATTTCAGATCCTCGGACAGATACTATCAGATCTGTTTTTATTGCATCGGCCTTTTCTCAGATAAATTCGGTGGTGTCGTAAAGGCTGGAGATCCGGGAGTGTGAGATTTGGAGAGTAACCGGTTATGTCACTGTTCACAGTAGAAGAGTCTACGAGAAACTCCCCACGTCGTTATTACCGTTTACACAATAATTCGGAGTTGGACCATCGGTGCAATCAAAAGATAGGGTACCAGTTACTCCATTGCCACACATCGCATTTTGTCCAGACACAGTATCCCCAACAAAACATGTTCTTCCAGTTGCATTCGAGCCAGGCCAACACATACTGCCTCTATCATTTGGGAGTTGTCCAACATTACATGCGGTTGATGCTGATTCGCCCCCTATGCATGAAGAATTTACCCCGTTTCCGCCATCGCATGCAGAAAATGAAAATTCAAGGCCACTGGTACAATCTTTAGATAATGCTTCGTCACCAAATCCGGACATTCCTTGAATTGACAGATCAACAATCGCTGGTTTGATATATTTTTTTTTCACAACAATAATCTCCCACGAAAGATTGCTCTGAAATGGTACAGAGAACCATTCGCAGATTGTGTCTTCATATATTTCTTCTTCTCGGGTTAAAATTTAGGGGATTCTGCGTGTTGCAATATTATTTCCTTGCTTATGTATCTATCGGACTACCAGAGCAATCTCATTATGGAGATATAATGCCGAAAATTGATCCTCTGTGTGACAGGAATGTATGCCTGAATAAAGTGATATATGTGTCCTTTTCTTCCAGATGGTAACGAATGAGGTTGCCCAGTGAGATTCTTCTCACTGGACAACATCAACACCAATCTCTGTATCAATTCGGCAATTATAAAATCCATCTCTCCAGATAGTATGAAAGAATTCGAACATGACTGCTGATACCATCAAGCGGTGAACACAAATTGACTCAGTACACATCACAGTTATGTTTCTTCTGGTCGTTGCATTCCTGCATAGTACCCACACCAGATTATTACCTCAGTACCCGGTATCACACCGTGATCCGTAAGAGAGTCGTTTCTCAACTCTCAAAACCTGAATAGGAAAGATTCTCATTTGAGATGGGAAATCAGTACCCGGGGGCTGTCCGCCCTCTCGATTATCCTTCTCGCTTGGGGCCTTTTTCTATCGAAACGGGTCTGGAATGAAACCTTCCCAAAAAAGGAATTTTAATCATTATGAGCGGCACCGTCTCTGTCCTGGTCGGATTATCCTTCCGGGAAAACGAGCGGGGAAGACATTGGTACAGGCATGAAGACGGGAGAGATGACCCCTTACCTAATGAACAATAATTGAGATGAGTTACAGATGGGAAAGAAACAGTACATTGCACCAAAAATTATCGATCTCTCGATTGAGAGAATAACCGGGGTCGGGGCAGGAAATTGCCTTACAGGGGGACAATTTACTACCTCTTATTGTCATCATGGTCATGGTACAACCGGCAAATGTGAGTATGGAAATGGTGCTTCAGCAGGCTGTACCTCTGGAGACCTCCCCTATCAGTCGGGAGTATTATGTAAGGTTGGGGGAGGAGCGGGAACAATCTGTGATGATGGGGGATCTGCCAGTGGGGCATTTGGAAAGTGTTCCAATGGAAGTTCTGCGACTGGGTACTGTCTCTGGACCGGGTCTGCTGCTCTTTCACCAAGCGTCCTTTGCACTTCTGGAGACAGTCAACTTTCCCTGGATAGTTCATAATCTCTCATGGGTCACCCCCCCATTTTTGACTGCAGCATACCGACCGTCTTTTTTTCTGAACAATCCTGCATCGATTCAACATTTGTTTAGGACCCCCCTTTTTGTGACATTCATTGACAAGCCGAGAAAGTAATCCAGTTCACCGATTTTTCTTTTTTTCATGCATCAATTAACATTACGCGGTTCTTTAAGAAAAATAAGTAGGCATTCAGTGAAGTGAAGGAACACGTTACTGGTGATTGTATGTTAAATCGTCCATTTCTTCTGTTCCTGCCCCCCGAGGTGTATGTGCGTCCGGAAACATAACAGAGAAGGATCCTGATGAGTCAGTTCCCAAAGGTTATGGAGGTCACAGGTTTTCCTCCTCTCCCGATTCCTCCGATACCTTTTTTACTTGATGCGGGAACTCTCTCCTACCGGATGACACAGGACCAGAGTATGACGGATATTGTCCCTGAATTACGGAGAGAGGGTACACTACTACCGACCCATTTTTATTACTTTTTTGTCAATGACACATGAGTAATCGCTTTTATCAAACATTTTCATTTTACAATATGCACAGGCATATTCATCAACTCATTCTGAATCGTTTCCAAAGATTTTAGCGAAAAATATGTGCAAAATTGATGCAGACTCAAAGCGAGAAAACCAGTCTGGAGACCATCATTTCAGAGATTCGTATTACAATTAAGATACAGGTATCCCTTTTATCTGAATAACTTCTGTTCAATCACTTCCCAGAACCTGCCTGTCAGCGTAGCACTGAGGAGATAGACCGGGATCTCCTTGACCAGAGAGCATGCATTCCCAAAACTGAGGGTTCTCATCTCGTTCTGAAGTTCCTTATCCATGAGGCAGAACTGATTCCAGGTCGCCTGACTGAACGAATTGGTCATACAGACTGCTGCCTGCGATTGAGGAAATGATTCTATGGTATCCTCATCAGCCTGTTTGAGAATGCAGATCGCTTTCAGTGGATATGCGAGGGTCGGATTCCAAAAAAGTCCCTCTTCTCCGGCTGCGATTTTACTTGCGGTTGGCAGCACCGATACAAGATATCCTCCGGAGCTATCAGGAATGACAAGACAATTCTCATCGCCGGGGGCGGACCAGGGTGGAGGAACCCGCCGGGCTGAAGTGGATTTTCCTCCTCCGCTGGATGCGGCCAACAGAACCGCCTGCCCATCGTGGACAAGGGTTGCAGCATGAAGAAGAAGGCAATGCTCAGAAAGAAGAATGGCACTAATACCAACCATCAGTAATTTTATCCCAGATGAAAGATGTTCGGGGTAATCTGCGGCAGAATTCGGGATTCCAATCTCAATCAGTTTTTGTTTCTGATTGAGAGCGATCTTCCCATACACACTGCCAAATACCTGCCAGTCTTCAGAACGGATGGGATCTTCAGGTAAGAGCGGAGCAACCGATATCAGTCCGGAGTTGAGAATCTCTCCCGAGGAGAGGGTGAGGAGAGGAGCAATGGCTTCCAGCCACCAGAACCGGTCAGGATCAGCAGTGATCGTCCAGTGATGTTCCCGTGGCAATGAAAGGGTATACATGAAAGATGGTCTTTTTTCCAAACGATCAGTGTACTTGTCCTTCAGCCAGCCTGGTCATCGGGAATACTCCGGCTTTCAGTGCATCTTCACAGAATTTATGGCCGGCCAGAAGATCCTTCTCTACATAGTAATTATTAGCAACACACTGGCCGATACAGACATTCTTCACCAGGCACCGGGAACAGATCCCTTTCAGATCCTTTGGAAGATGCTCACGGATCTCGTTTAATGCGTCTGCTTTCTCCCAGATATCTTTGATCTGATCCCTGGATGCATGACCGAAACAGAGTTCAGGCACACTGGTTCCGATACCACAGAGGGCATAGGTTCCGTCTGAGAGAACTCCGAGTATGGAGAAGATACCGCATCTTCCACAGTTCCCCTGTGGACCATAGAGCGATGAGAGCGATCTGAATGCGAATGGCAGATTCGTCATCAACTGAATCTTCAGTTCCTTTTGGAGCTCGTTCTGCACCCACCGGGAGAGTTCAATCTGTTCCTGCACCGTGACCGTCGCTCCTTCAGCTTCCATCGCTTCGCCTCGTGCAGTCGGGGTGACAAAATTGTATTTAACAGAGCCGGCTCCCATCTCCTGTGCATATTTTGCCAAATCTGCCATTTCACCTTTGTTTCTGCCGGCAACAGCCATGATCACCTGAGGATGGATTCCGGTCTCTACGAGGGTTTTCACTCCCTGGCTTACCCGATCAAAGGATCCCTTCACTCCCCGCATCCATTCATGAGATTCACGGTTCCCGTCGATACTAATGGAAATAAACGAACCAGGACAGGATTTTATCAGGTCTGCGATATGTGGAGTAACTGCTACTCCGTTTGACTCGATGGTCAGATGGAGATGCTGATCCCTGATGAACCGGAGCATCGGGATGATGTCAGGGTGAATGAGGGGTTCTCCTCCGGTGAGTTTCACTCCCGAGAGGCCGATTTCTTTTGCTTCAGTTACGATCTTTTTGAAGAGATCGAACGGGAGAGCTTTCTGAGACCGGTCAGAGTGTTCAAAGGTCGGTGCGATCCAGCAGTGACGGCAGGCCATGTTGCAGTCACCGGTGAGATAAAAGTACAACATCCCAAGAGGAGGGACGGTTTTTGTTATTGTCTCTTCAGTCATAGGAATCGGGTATCATCGGCATTCAAAGGTCGAAATAACTCATAACGATGAAAATTATTATTTTATGTAATAATTTTGCAATTTTTTATATGATGGGGGGATTTTGAAGAGAGATCACGGAATACTGACGATTCGTCCTCCCTCTGCAAGGAACTTCTTTAGACATCCGCCCGGACTGGGGACATAGACATCACCGGTTCGTGAATACCCGTCTGCAGGACAGTTTCCGGTGCAGGCCATCTGGTACCCGCAATCTGCACAATCCGGAAATGTCGAAAGAGGGATGGTATACCGTTGCCGGAGCCGGTTGAATTCTGGATGGTTCTGCCAGACATCGAGGAGTTTATGCTGATTGATCTTCCCAAGTTCAATCTGGGAAAGCATCCCGCAGGGAACATAGGTCCCGTCCGGTCTGACTGCCATCTTACTCCACATGCATCCGCAACCAGTAAGGTACCCCCGGCCAGGGATGGGTCGGTCCTCAATCCGTGCCTGCTCCATCTCCTGGTAGTTTCTTCCTTGTGCAAGTGGTCCGGCAGCTGCGGTAATCCGGTTGTTGTACCGTTTCGCAAGCTGGAGGATCTTCTCCATTGCAAT
This window encodes:
- a CDS encoding ATPase: MAAEAIAVEVAAATASAAGLKAVGAGLAVGLAGVGSGLGEMGIGAAAMGAVAENKDMFGLALLFTVLPETIVIFGLVVALLLMFQ
- a CDS encoding V-type ATP synthase subunit E family protein, whose product is MGLDAVIAEIKEKGRVESEAINREADGKKVDLLNVAQQKAETVKAAARDEAGKTTIHIISQEEAAGHLVVKRQILNAQKELMDEVYRQALDKIEAMPDSFHKGAISSLLRKAKTEIPKGTVSCCGRDEKALKDVLSESEFSVFTFGKVVGIDGGVIVESTDGQFQVDFSYHTFMSQVWESGLKDASDILFA
- a CDS encoding V-type ATP synthase subunit C encodes the protein MVQNTGGPAPYIYVSTRLRVRKAKLLAPEEYQRMLNMSLPEIIRLIGETEYQKEVDELGTSFEGIDLIEVALSWNLAKEYQRVIDLAPGALKEFTMAYLRRWDIYNVLTILRGKMQGMKEGKIKEVLIPAGSLDKVVLDRVLGEESCERVADALKGWKMYPTVAAGIQEGCSAGSFAKLENDLYKQLYADLLTIARRGVKGGSQFLKFVQLEIDIKNIKTLFRMRGDGYEEDAREFFIPGSTFTPEELQQMNQMGSRNEVIDAIVGRIKSIALLNALEELRTEKSEQEVDAELTKTQLDHMEQLSKINPFSIHPILVYLEKKKYEVFNLRAIARGKESKLAGDTIAKYLVI
- a CDS encoding V-type ATP synthase subunit F, which translates into the protein MEIAVIGNSEFILGFRLAGITKTYAAESEEKVVEQVNRVLDDSNVGILVLNSGDMAKIPPRLRTTLENSVHPTVITLGEQEGGLSMRERIKRSVGVDLWK
- a CDS encoding ATP synthase subunit A, which gives rise to MEVKRNKGVLKRIAGPVVTAINLDAHMYDVVKVGNEQLMGEVIKIKGDNVIIQVYEDTSGIRPGEPVENTNLPLSVELGPGLLTSIYDGIQRPLEFLFEKMGSFIERGVNAPGLSHDKKWEFKPTVKAGDAVKAGTIIGTVQETNIVHKIMVPPRSEGGKIKEIKSGSFTIDEVVCVLENGEEITMLQKWPVRVPRPVTEKLNPDIPLITGLRILDGLFPVAKGGTAAIPGPFGSGKTVTQQSLAKWSDAEIVVYIGCGERGNEMTEVLTEFPELEDPKTGRPLMERTVLIANTSNMPVAAREASVYTGITIAEYFRDMGYDVSLMADSTSRWAEAMREISSRLEEMPGEEGYPAYLAARLSEFYERAGRVNTLNKDMGSITVIGAVSPPGGDFSEPVTQNTLRIVKCFWALDAKLSQRRHFPAINWLQSYSLYLDTLGPYYDEKVSPEWNPLRTWAMEVLQKEAELQEIVQLVGSDALPDEQQVTIEVARMLREIFLQQNAYDPVDTYCDMTKQFDMLKAIRFYSDQANTALKAGVVITQITGLKSKSDLPQIKYIKEYKPEIEKILKGMETEFTKLREAA
- a CDS encoding V-type ATP synthase subunit B, whose product is MKEYRTISQIAGPLVFVEKTEPIGYQELVNIVLSDGTEKRGQVLDTSDDIVVVQVFESTTGIGKDSGVRFTGETIKMPVGKDMLGRILSGAGKPKDGGPEIVPEKRLEITGAAINPWARASPRQFIQTGISTIDLTNTLVRGQKLPIFSGAGLPHNEIALQIARQAKVPGSDEEFAVVFAAMGITKEEENQFMAEFERTGALEHAVVFLNLADDPAVERIITPRLALTTAEYLAFELGYHVLVILTDMTNYCEALRQIGAAREEVPGRRGYPGYMYTDLASLYERAGIIKGKKGSVTQLSILTMPGDDITHPIPDLSGYITEGQIVVNRDLHRKGIYPPINVLPSLSRLMNLGIGKGFTREDHKKVSDQLYAGYAEGMDLRGLVAIVGKDALSERDRGFLDFADDFEKRFVRQGKDEDRTIEDSLDLGWDLLKDMAEEQLGRIDRETIQKYHPKYRKKAE
- a CDS encoding V-type ATP synthase subunit D; protein product: MADIKPTRSEFIDTKRKIKLSQNGYKILKMKRDGLIMEFFKILEQARDTRGALMINYQRAQQMMAVANTIEGSIGVKAAAFSVRETPDITLKSKNIMGVVVPEIESSKVRKGIAERGYGVIGTTPVIDDTAKAFEELVEAIIKSAEVETTMKRLLDEIESTKRRVNALEFKVIPQLISTRDFIKMRLDEMEREELFRLKKIKARTQA
- a CDS encoding signal peptidase I; the encoded protein is MKYNPPQITQFNVGYYQNGLPEINGDEIVYLGMSMYPTFIDGDWVIFDRFTHIQRGDVIVYPEPGGHRYIIHRVIAIQRDQVQTAGDNNRSPDSYSIARQSIIGKVIRKRRFDVTSSVRGGIRGRVYFRYLVSIHRRIRESIKVGKPLYELLVRGAILGRLFAPFLDIRQVVLIKDGKTEIRLFLNNHYVGMRKGAEQPWSIRAPFRMFIDPNKLPAYGEVIREALEESVASNRNTPDDRKLGVTQEN
- the scmC gene encoding SynChlorMet cassette protein ScmC, giving the protein MYTLSLPREHHWTITADPDRFWWLEAIAPLLTLSSGEILNSGLISVAPLLPEDPIRSEDWQVFGSVYGKIALNQKQKLIEIGIPNSAADYPEHLSSGIKLLMVGISAILLSEHCLLLHAATLVHDGQAVLLAASSGGGKSTSARRVPPPWSAPGDENCLVIPDSSGGYLVSVLPTASKIAAGEEGLFWNPTLAYPLKAICILKQADEDTIESFPQSQAAVCMTNSFSQATWNQFCLMDKELQNEMRTLSFGNACSLVKEIPVYLLSATLTGRFWEVIEQKLFR